The Candidatus Hydrogenedens sp. genome window below encodes:
- a CDS encoding type IV pilus twitching motility protein PilT: MRLAFDIRELLEKMIKAGASDLHIVVGVPPVIRVHGRLEYMPGYPRLSPEMTQELIYSVMNEDQIAEFEKEKELDMSFGVEKLSRFRLNVYRDRGSVVAAFRAIPYEIMSFEQLGIPRVVADFAYRPYGLILVCGPTGSGKSTTLAALIDKINVERDVHIITIEDPIEYLHSHRRSIINQREVNVDTKTFASALKRVLRQDPDVILIGEMRDTETIQAALTVAETGHLTFATLHTNDAVQTINRIVDVFPQEQQEQVRTQLSFVLEGVIVQQLIPRADGQGRVLATEVMVPNPAIRSLIRAQKLEQIPSMIEIGKGEGMMTMNQSLYRLYRRGLITKDLAFKRSPNPEGLLNLIERGGSAG; encoded by the coding sequence ATGAGACTTGCATTTGATATTCGCGAACTTTTAGAAAAAATGATAAAAGCAGGGGCAAGCGATTTGCATATTGTTGTGGGTGTTCCACCTGTAATTCGCGTGCATGGTAGGCTGGAATATATGCCGGGCTACCCTCGTCTCTCCCCGGAAATGACACAAGAACTTATTTACTCCGTAATGAATGAAGACCAGATAGCAGAATTTGAAAAAGAAAAAGAATTAGATATGTCCTTTGGAGTAGAAAAACTCAGTCGTTTCCGTCTGAATGTCTATCGCGACCGTGGGTCTGTTGTCGCCGCATTCCGTGCTATTCCTTATGAAATCATGTCCTTTGAACAATTAGGCATACCACGCGTTGTAGCAGATTTTGCCTACCGTCCTTATGGACTAATCCTTGTATGTGGTCCCACAGGCAGCGGTAAATCAACCACTCTGGCGGCACTTATTGATAAAATTAATGTGGAACGCGATGTGCATATCATAACTATTGAAGACCCTATCGAATATCTACATTCACACCGAAGGTCTATCATTAATCAGCGTGAAGTTAATGTGGATACAAAGACCTTTGCCAGTGCTTTAAAACGCGTGCTCCGACAGGACCCCGATGTAATTTTGATTGGTGAAATGCGTGACACCGAGACTATTCAGGCAGCGTTAACCGTTGCAGAAACAGGACACCTTACTTTTGCTACATTGCACACAAACGACGCCGTTCAGACAATTAACCGTATCGTTGATGTATTCCCCCAGGAACAGCAAGAACAGGTGAGAACCCAACTTTCCTTCGTGCTTGAAGGGGTTATTGTGCAACAACTCATTCCTCGTGCTGACGGGCAGGGCCGTGTGCTTGCTACAGAAGTAATGGTACCCAATCCCGCTATTCGTTCCCTCATTCGGGCTCAAAAATTAGAACAAATTCCTTCCATGATTGAAATTGGGAAAGGGGAAGGGATGATGACAATGAACCAATCCTTATATCGTTTATATCGAAGAGGACTGATTACAAAAGATCTGGCCTTCAAACGCAGTCCCAATCCAGAAGGATTATTAAATCTTATCGAACGAGGAGGTTCAGCGGGGTGA
- the glgP gene encoding alpha-glucan family phosphorylase: MHNIFQFNVIPNLPERIKKLLEIANNLWWCWNPEAIDLFFRMDRDLWVECGQNPKMLLGKISQKKLDELAKNDSFLSHMERVYSKLQDYMNTNTYFERNPDAPKDMCILYMSAEFGVHESVNIYSGGLGVLAGDHLKAASDLGMPLVGLGMLYREGYFHQYLNPDGWQQELYPPNDFYNMPIQKVKDEKGESMVIEVEYPGRMVKAYIWKCQVGRVPLYLLDTDHEENSPADRAITGQLYGGDRETRIKQEIMLGMGGVIAAHALKLRPTIFHLNEGHASFMVLQRIKELVLNEKLTFAQAVETVKAGSYFTTHTPVPAGNDMFDPGLIERYFGKYCQDVGISLNEFLALGRQDPNDSREPFCMTVLALKLCAGANGVSKLHGIVSREMWSRVWKDLPQHEIPITSITNGVHIRSWISRDLADLYDRYLGPGWLNSPEDHSIWEQVKEIPETELWRTHERRRERLVDFARRRLKKQLINRGAPPSGINFASECLDPECLTIGFARRFATYKRVTLLFRDPARLKKILLNKDKPVQIIIAGKAHPQDIQGKELIRQIVHFAMDPEVRNHIVFLEDYDINVARYMVQGVDCWLNTPRRPMEASGTSGMKAAANGALNISIPDGWWCEANELGHNGWTIGKGETYESTEEQDRVESSALYEILEQEIIPMFYNRGSDGLPREWILRMKEAIRTICPIFNTYRMVQEYAEKAYIPFSERRIIFRKDNRKYAIELAAWKNKVRSAWNNIRFVHVETKLHGDIPVGTEIPIEADVYLDNLSEKDVRVEAYVGHLNHDGSIKEGTAVNMDFEKKIEDRVFRFKGTISCQETGLSGYSVRVFPYCPNLANKFEVGLVTWA, encoded by the coding sequence ATGCATAATATTTTTCAGTTTAATGTCATTCCTAATTTACCGGAACGAATAAAAAAACTTCTTGAAATTGCAAATAACCTCTGGTGGTGCTGGAACCCGGAAGCGATTGACTTATTCTTCCGCATGGACCGTGATTTATGGGTAGAATGTGGACAAAATCCAAAAATGTTATTGGGAAAAATAAGTCAGAAAAAATTAGATGAATTGGCAAAGAACGATAGTTTTCTATCTCACATGGAACGGGTCTATTCAAAATTGCAAGATTATATGAATACCAATACTTACTTCGAGCGTAACCCCGATGCCCCTAAAGATATGTGCATTCTTTATATGTCCGCGGAATTTGGTGTTCATGAAAGTGTAAATATTTATTCGGGTGGTTTAGGTGTTCTTGCAGGAGACCACCTAAAAGCAGCAAGTGATTTGGGCATGCCTCTGGTTGGATTAGGTATGCTCTACCGTGAGGGATATTTTCATCAGTATCTCAATCCAGATGGCTGGCAACAAGAACTTTATCCGCCCAATGATTTTTACAATATGCCTATACAGAAAGTAAAGGATGAAAAAGGGGAATCCATGGTTATAGAGGTGGAGTATCCGGGACGCATGGTCAAGGCATATATATGGAAATGTCAGGTAGGCCGTGTTCCTTTATATCTTTTAGATACAGACCATGAGGAAAATTCTCCTGCAGACCGTGCTATTACAGGGCAGTTATATGGTGGTGACCGTGAAACGCGTATCAAACAGGAAATTATGTTAGGCATGGGAGGTGTTATTGCAGCCCATGCATTAAAACTACGTCCGACTATTTTCCATTTGAATGAAGGACATGCATCTTTCATGGTACTTCAACGAATTAAAGAATTGGTATTGAATGAGAAACTGACCTTTGCTCAGGCAGTTGAAACTGTCAAGGCGGGGAGTTATTTCACCACACATACCCCCGTTCCTGCTGGAAATGATATGTTTGACCCCGGCTTAATTGAGCGATATTTTGGCAAGTATTGTCAAGATGTTGGGATAAGTTTAAATGAATTTCTTGCATTAGGCAGGCAAGACCCCAATGATTCTCGTGAACCTTTCTGCATGACGGTTCTCGCCTTAAAATTGTGTGCTGGTGCAAATGGAGTTAGTAAGTTGCATGGAATTGTATCCCGTGAAATGTGGTCCCGTGTGTGGAAAGATCTTCCACAGCATGAAATTCCTATTACTTCTATAACAAACGGCGTTCATATTCGCTCCTGGATTTCTCGTGACCTCGCAGACCTTTATGACCGTTATTTAGGACCCGGTTGGCTGAATAGTCCCGAAGACCATTCTATATGGGAACAAGTTAAAGAGATACCTGAAACGGAACTATGGCGAACTCATGAACGCCGTAGAGAACGGTTGGTAGATTTTGCGCGTCGTAGACTAAAAAAACAGTTAATTAATCGTGGGGCTCCTCCTTCTGGAATTAACTTCGCAAGTGAATGTTTAGACCCGGAATGTTTAACTATCGGATTTGCGAGAAGATTTGCTACCTATAAGCGAGTGACCCTCTTATTCCGTGACCCTGCACGACTAAAAAAGATTTTACTTAATAAAGATAAACCCGTGCAGATAATTATTGCGGGTAAAGCCCACCCCCAGGATATTCAAGGGAAAGAACTTATTCGTCAAATTGTTCATTTCGCTATGGATCCTGAAGTGCGAAATCACATCGTGTTTCTCGAAGATTATGACATAAATGTAGCTCGATATATGGTTCAGGGTGTAGATTGTTGGCTCAACACACCCCGCAGACCTATGGAAGCCAGTGGCACCAGTGGAATGAAAGCGGCTGCAAATGGCGCCTTGAATATCAGTATTCCTGATGGCTGGTGGTGTGAGGCAAACGAATTAGGACATAACGGCTGGACTATTGGTAAAGGTGAAACTTACGAATCTACGGAAGAACAGGATCGGGTAGAAAGTTCTGCTCTATATGAAATACTGGAACAGGAAATTATTCCTATGTTTTACAACCGCGGATCGGATGGATTACCTCGCGAATGGATATTGCGAATGAAAGAAGCCATTCGCACAATTTGTCCAATCTTTAATACTTATAGAATGGTTCAAGAATATGCAGAAAAAGCCTATATTCCGTTCTCCGAACGGCGTATCATTTTCCGCAAAGATAACCGCAAATATGCCATTGAGTTAGCCGCATGGAAAAACAAAGTTCGGTCTGCATGGAATAATATTCGGTTTGTTCATGTTGAGACTAAACTACATGGCGATATCCCGGTAGGAACAGAAATTCCTATTGAAGCAGATGTATATCTCGACAATCTTTCTGAAAAAGATGTGCGTGTAGAAGCGTATGTTGGTCATCTAAACCATGATGGCTCTATTAAAGAAGGTACTGCAGTTAATATGGATTTTGAAAAGAAGATCGAAGACCGAGTATTTCGTTTCAAAGGAACCATTTCTTGCCAAGAAACAGGATTATCAGGCTATTCTGTCCGTGTTTTCCCATATTGTCCCAATCTTGCAAATAAATTTGAAGTAGGGCTTGTTACATGGGCATAA
- the gltA gene encoding NADPH-dependent glutamate synthase, with product MTQSENSEIKTQNNPSQEAKPKKKEKVPRQPIPEQAPEDRRYNFEEVPFGYTPELAMLEASRCLECKKPGCVEGCPVHIDIPGFIHLIKEGKFIEAAQRIKLQNALPAVCGRVCPQEEQCESKCILGVKGEPVAIGRLERFCADFERASGQVQLPEIPPKTGKRVAVIGAGPAGLTVAGDLIKLGYEVTVFEALHEPGGVLMYGIPEFRLPKEIVRAEVEYLKRLGVEFVMDFVIGRNCTIRELFDEEGYHAVFIGTGAGLPSFMGIPGENLVGVYSANEYLTRSNLMKAYLFPKYDTPPIKRNKVAVIGGGNVAMDSARTALRLGGDVSIVYRRAREQMPARAEEIHHAEEEGVKMLLLNNPVRILGDERHRVVGMECIRMELGEPDASGRRRPVPIKGSEFIMEVDTVIIAIGNQPNPLIPKSMPELQTTKHGTIVVDPETMETSVPGIFAGGDIVSGAATVISAMGQAKTAAVSIHRYLSGEPLKKSQ from the coding sequence ATGACACAATCCGAAAATTCTGAAATAAAGACACAAAACAACCCTTCGCAGGAAGCAAAACCTAAAAAGAAGGAAAAAGTTCCACGCCAACCCATACCGGAACAAGCACCGGAAGACCGTCGCTACAATTTTGAAGAAGTACCGTTTGGTTATACCCCGGAATTGGCTATGCTAGAAGCATCCCGATGTCTCGAATGTAAAAAACCCGGCTGTGTCGAGGGTTGTCCTGTTCATATTGATATTCCGGGTTTCATCCATCTCATCAAAGAGGGCAAATTCATTGAAGCGGCTCAGCGTATCAAACTCCAAAATGCCCTTCCTGCAGTTTGTGGACGCGTATGCCCGCAGGAAGAACAATGCGAAAGCAAATGTATATTAGGTGTCAAAGGTGAGCCGGTAGCCATCGGTAGGTTAGAACGGTTTTGTGCAGATTTCGAACGAGCCAGTGGACAGGTGCAACTGCCTGAAATTCCACCCAAAACGGGTAAACGCGTAGCCGTAATCGGTGCAGGTCCCGCAGGACTTACTGTAGCCGGCGACCTTATTAAATTAGGGTATGAGGTTACTGTTTTTGAAGCCTTACACGAACCCGGTGGCGTGCTTATGTATGGTATACCCGAATTTCGTCTTCCTAAAGAAATCGTCCGTGCGGAAGTGGAATATCTCAAACGATTGGGTGTCGAATTTGTAATGGATTTCGTCATTGGACGGAACTGCACAATCCGCGAATTGTTTGATGAAGAAGGTTATCATGCGGTATTTATCGGAACAGGAGCAGGTCTCCCTTCTTTTATGGGTATTCCTGGTGAAAATTTGGTAGGTGTCTATTCTGCAAACGAATATCTTACCCGTTCTAATCTTATGAAAGCTTACCTCTTCCCGAAATACGATACACCTCCTATCAAACGGAATAAAGTTGCTGTGATTGGTGGTGGCAATGTGGCTATGGACTCAGCACGCACTGCTTTGCGTCTGGGCGGAGATGTAAGTATCGTCTATCGTCGTGCCCGTGAACAAATGCCCGCCCGTGCTGAAGAAATTCATCATGCCGAAGAAGAAGGGGTAAAAATGCTCCTTTTAAATAATCCTGTCCGTATCCTTGGCGATGAACGCCATCGTGTTGTCGGAATGGAATGTATCCGAATGGAATTGGGTGAACCGGATGCTTCTGGCAGACGCAGACCTGTCCCTATTAAAGGGTCTGAGTTTATTATGGAAGTAGACACGGTCATCATTGCTATTGGCAATCAACCCAATCCTCTCATCCCTAAATCTATGCCTGAATTACAAACTACCAAACACGGCACTATTGTCGTAGACCCAGAAACAATGGAAACCTCCGTTCCTGGCATTTTCGCAGGGGGCGATATAGTTTCTGGCGCCGCAACTGTAATCAGCGCTATGGGACAGGCAAAAACTGCTGCCGTATCCATTCATCGTTATCTCTCTGGCGAACCTCTTAAAAAATCACAATAG
- a CDS encoding sulfide/dihydroorotate dehydrogenase-like FAD/NAD-binding protein produces the protein MNVVIDGKTLEGRAGETILECALRHGISIPHLCTHPALPPFGACRICIVEVEGMRGYPTSCSTPIAEGMVIRTQTEALRLLRRNILGLMMLEHPSACLVCERRELCDKYRPKSEKVGATTGCHTCNNKEVCEVRELSADLGLAEIMVAPKYHYKPIERSEPFIDRDLNLCILCGRCVRVCKLHQGRSVIDFVHRSSQTHIGQAFGRNLHEAGCTFCGSCIDVCPTGTLSDRYAKWFGRPDMKTETTCIYCDEACALAVYAVNNKSVMAKGVYDHLPICVLGHFAIPEFLNSPNRLRTPQIRINKVLRPVTSEETIQRCVELLKNYTGKSFAFVCDTSSTLEDRHIFKKFTQEIMQSPYYFEIVPDKKGFSKLTNIPDEVKAVITTGLFIPQEFRNKFDVVISLDIFPSEWTKSADVVYPTAVFAEVSGTVLDRNNQLRPLIKACNPPGEAIPEWNIIQQIAKNLSSETWKEYTSVEEISRELGLDTAKLNLDRQTAPPASQNLTERRKWFKGHKIEDYVTGLVAIRNFEDGKDHKEDTLVEEEIKLPEKLQPFMVLSRRELVPNTYEFIIYAPAIAKKALPGQFVIVMVDENSERIPYTLSDWDEEKGTITLVIQEKGLSSRKMISVSKGKCLAHVVGPLGTAFEVQHYGTVAILGGCYGIGAVVRLSRSLREQGNKVIVISEARSHYLAYYEKELSAVSDQFIQTTIDASLGEKGHAIDALKRLLQAGEKIDLIVAVGCPFMMMITAEETRNTGIKAVCALNPIMLDGTGMCGACRISIGGETKFACVDGPFFDAHQVDWDEVRDRREAYSAEEIQAISFTMPSTTVQGEHHHHHCSCMERG, from the coding sequence GTGAATGTAGTTATTGATGGAAAAACACTTGAAGGTCGAGCGGGTGAAACAATATTGGAATGTGCTTTACGACATGGAATATCTATTCCACATCTATGCACACATCCTGCTTTGCCACCTTTTGGTGCCTGCCGTATATGTATTGTAGAAGTGGAAGGTATGCGCGGTTATCCCACATCCTGTTCCACACCTATAGCCGAAGGGATGGTTATCCGCACACAAACAGAGGCACTGCGTCTATTACGCAGAAATATTTTGGGACTTATGATGTTAGAACATCCCAGTGCCTGCCTTGTATGCGAACGACGCGAACTGTGCGATAAATACCGTCCCAAATCGGAAAAAGTAGGAGCCACAACAGGTTGTCATACCTGCAACAACAAAGAAGTATGTGAAGTGCGTGAATTATCTGCAGATTTGGGTCTGGCAGAAATTATGGTCGCTCCTAAATATCATTATAAACCTATAGAGCGTTCTGAGCCTTTTATTGACCGAGACCTAAATCTATGTATCCTCTGCGGACGATGTGTCCGCGTTTGTAAATTACATCAAGGTAGGTCTGTTATTGATTTTGTTCATCGCAGTAGTCAAACCCATATTGGACAGGCATTTGGAAGAAACCTACATGAAGCAGGTTGTACTTTTTGTGGGTCATGTATAGATGTATGTCCTACAGGCACTTTATCAGACCGATATGCAAAGTGGTTTGGACGACCGGATATGAAGACCGAAACTACCTGCATCTATTGTGATGAAGCCTGTGCTTTAGCGGTATATGCGGTGAATAACAAATCTGTAATGGCAAAAGGAGTTTATGACCATCTGCCTATATGTGTTTTAGGACATTTCGCAATTCCTGAATTTTTGAATAGCCCCAATCGTCTTCGTACTCCACAAATACGCATTAATAAAGTATTGCGACCTGTAACATCTGAAGAAACCATACAGCGATGTGTCGAATTATTGAAAAATTATACAGGCAAATCATTTGCCTTTGTTTGTGATACATCTAGCACATTGGAAGATAGACATATATTTAAAAAATTTACACAGGAAATAATGCAATCTCCGTATTACTTTGAGATTGTACCGGACAAAAAAGGTTTTTCAAAACTTACAAACATTCCCGACGAAGTTAAAGCGGTTATTACCACAGGCTTATTCATCCCACAGGAATTCCGAAATAAATTCGATGTAGTTATCTCTTTGGACATCTTCCCTTCGGAATGGACAAAATCAGCGGATGTGGTATATCCAACGGCTGTCTTTGCTGAAGTTTCAGGGACAGTTCTGGATAGGAACAATCAGTTGCGACCTTTAATAAAAGCATGTAATCCACCGGGGGAAGCCATCCCCGAATGGAATATTATCCAACAAATAGCAAAAAACCTTTCATCAGAGACATGGAAGGAATATACCTCCGTCGAGGAAATATCTCGTGAGTTAGGTTTAGATACAGCCAAACTAAACCTTGACCGACAAACTGCACCACCAGCGTCTCAAAACTTAACGGAACGCCGCAAATGGTTCAAAGGACATAAGATAGAGGACTATGTAACCGGTTTAGTAGCCATAAGAAATTTTGAAGATGGCAAAGACCATAAAGAAGATACTTTGGTAGAAGAAGAAATTAAATTACCCGAGAAACTTCAACCATTTATGGTTTTATCCCGTAGGGAATTAGTTCCCAATACTTATGAATTTATTATCTATGCTCCTGCTATAGCAAAAAAGGCGCTACCCGGGCAATTCGTTATTGTTATGGTTGATGAAAACTCAGAACGCATTCCTTATACATTGAGCGATTGGGATGAGGAAAAAGGGACTATAACATTAGTCATCCAGGAAAAGGGATTGTCCAGCCGAAAAATGATTTCTGTATCCAAAGGTAAATGTCTTGCCCATGTTGTGGGACCTTTAGGCACTGCATTTGAAGTTCAGCATTATGGAACCGTTGCCATATTAGGGGGATGTTACGGTATTGGTGCTGTGGTTCGTTTATCGCGTTCATTACGCGAACAAGGAAATAAAGTTATAGTAATCTCTGAAGCACGAAGCCATTATCTTGCATACTACGAAAAGGAACTTTCCGCAGTCAGCGACCAATTTATTCAAACTACCATAGACGCATCCTTAGGCGAAAAGGGACATGCCATTGATGCATTAAAACGATTACTTCAAGCCGGCGAGAAGATAGATCTAATTGTCGCTGTAGGATGTCCTTTTATGATGATGATAACTGCGGAAGAGACCCGCAATACAGGTATCAAAGCAGTTTGTGCCTTAAACCCCATTATGTTAGATGGTACCGGCATGTGTGGTGCCTGTCGAATTAGTATCGGCGGTGAAACAAAATTTGCATGTGTTGATGGTCCTTTCTTTGATGCACACCAGGTTGATTGGGATGAGGTTCGCGACCGAAGAGAAGCCTACAGTGCCGAAGAAATTCAAGCCATAAGTTTCACCATGCCTTCTACAACCGTTCAGGGAGAACATCATCACCATCATTGTTCTTGTATGGAAAGAGGTTAA
- a CDS encoding NADH-quinone oxidoreductase subunit NuoF, with amino-acid sequence MIANDTMEILYERAQEEWGKIENNTLPVVYVGAATCGRAAGALETEEIIKKLLIQNKKYAMFVEVGCMGPCVLEPIIMVQPPNGIPICYGPIKPENAEEFVTRIFLEEGVWEEKLIGVMSTDEFRGLPPITRHPMLAHQVRNILRNCGLIDPENFYHYLAQNGYRGFLKALNIGADAVLEEVKKSGLRGRGGAGFFTWKKWSYARNTPADEKYLICNADEGDPGAFMNRSVLEGDPHSVLEGMLIAGYTIGARYGYVYCRAEYPLAIRRLEIAIQQLYEHGLLGENILGSGFSFDITIKKGAGAFVCGEETALIASIEGNRGMPRPRPPFPAISGLWDKPTIIQNVETLANLPLILHRGADWYVQYGNENSKGTKTFALAGKIKRTGLVEIPLGIPLRKVIFEVGGGILNDKEVKAVQTGGPSGGCIPAEMLDLPVDYESLTKAGSIMGSGGMIVLDEDNCMVDIARYFLSFTQAESCGKCTPCRVGTRAMLGILERICAGKGELTDIIRLETLAQTIKQGSLCGLGQTAPNPVLSTLRYFRHEYEEHIKAKECRAFVCSPLISYHIDPERCVGCTMCAKACPVKVISGKRKEVHVIDQEKCIRCGQCLRVCPAMYSAVYRRSGSRVRYEPIKERKKKTD; translated from the coding sequence ATGATAGCAAATGATACTATGGAAATTTTATATGAACGGGCACAGGAAGAATGGGGAAAAATAGAAAATAACACACTTCCTGTGGTTTATGTAGGTGCTGCAACCTGTGGTAGAGCCGCAGGTGCCCTTGAAACCGAAGAAATTATAAAAAAACTTTTGATACAGAATAAAAAATATGCAATGTTTGTTGAAGTGGGCTGTATGGGTCCCTGTGTATTAGAACCCATTATTATGGTTCAACCTCCGAATGGAATTCCTATATGTTATGGTCCTATAAAGCCTGAAAATGCTGAAGAGTTTGTAACTCGGATTTTTTTAGAAGAAGGGGTATGGGAAGAAAAACTTATCGGGGTAATGAGCACCGACGAATTTCGGGGATTACCTCCGATTACAAGACATCCCATGTTAGCACACCAGGTGCGTAATATACTTCGCAATTGTGGATTGATTGACCCGGAAAATTTCTACCATTATTTAGCCCAAAATGGCTATCGTGGTTTCCTAAAAGCGTTAAATATAGGTGCGGATGCAGTGCTGGAAGAGGTAAAAAAATCGGGTTTGCGGGGCCGTGGAGGAGCCGGTTTCTTCACATGGAAAAAATGGTCGTATGCACGAAATACACCCGCCGACGAGAAGTATCTCATTTGTAATGCGGATGAAGGAGACCCCGGGGCTTTCATGAACCGTTCGGTGCTGGAAGGTGATCCCCATTCTGTATTGGAGGGAATGTTAATAGCAGGTTATACCATCGGTGCTCGCTATGGATATGTGTATTGTCGTGCGGAATATCCTCTGGCAATACGACGATTAGAGATTGCCATCCAACAACTGTATGAACACGGATTATTAGGAGAAAACATATTAGGGAGTGGTTTCTCCTTCGACATCACTATAAAAAAAGGAGCGGGTGCCTTCGTATGTGGCGAAGAAACGGCTCTGATTGCGTCCATCGAGGGAAATCGTGGAATGCCCCGTCCGCGTCCTCCATTCCCGGCTATCAGCGGACTCTGGGATAAGCCCACCATTATACAGAATGTAGAAACTTTAGCGAATTTGCCTTTGATTCTCCATCGAGGTGCCGATTGGTATGTGCAGTATGGTAATGAAAACAGTAAAGGGACAAAAACCTTTGCTTTAGCAGGAAAAATTAAACGGACAGGATTGGTCGAAATTCCCTTAGGCATTCCTCTGCGGAAGGTAATATTTGAAGTTGGTGGAGGCATCTTAAATGATAAAGAAGTAAAAGCAGTCCAGACCGGAGGACCTTCAGGAGGATGTATTCCGGCGGAAATGTTAGACCTGCCTGTTGATTATGAATCCCTGACAAAAGCGGGTAGTATCATGGGTTCTGGCGGAATGATTGTCTTAGATGAAGACAATTGTATGGTAGACATTGCTCGCTATTTTCTTTCATTTACTCAGGCAGAGTCTTGCGGCAAATGCACCCCCTGTCGCGTCGGCACACGCGCTATGTTAGGCATCCTTGAGCGGATTTGCGCAGGTAAAGGAGAATTAACGGATATTATTCGTTTAGAAACACTTGCACAAACTATCAAACAAGGGTCCTTATGCGGATTAGGACAAACCGCCCCAAATCCCGTATTATCCACACTGCGGTATTTCAGACATGAATACGAAGAGCATATTAAAGCGAAAGAGTGTCGTGCTTTTGTTTGCAGTCCTCTTATCTCATATCACATAGACCCGGAGCGTTGCGTCGGTTGCACGATGTGTGCCAAGGCATGTCCGGTAAAAGTCATATCTGGCAAAAGGAAAGAAGTCCATGTGATTGACCAGGAAAAATGTATCCGTTGCGGTCAGTGTCTGCGGGTATGCCCTGCTATGTATTCAGCCGTATATCGGCGTAGCGGTTCTCGAGTTCGTTATGAACCTATTAAAGAAAGAAAGAAGAAAACAGATTAA
- the nuoE gene encoding NADH-quinone oxidoreductase subunit NuoE, with protein sequence MNISNNELVFGLQQLFQKYPAKRSSIIPLLQEVQEHYGYVSSPAVDAMAEYLGVSASEIYGVASFYTQFKFTPPGKYVIQICQGTACHVRASSIVLEALREELNIEPGHTTADGLFTLERVACVGCCALAPVMAVNGKVYAQMTQEKVREVIKEYRQKEDTKTGVEQ encoded by the coding sequence TTGAATATATCAAATAATGAATTAGTTTTTGGTTTACAACAGTTATTTCAAAAATACCCCGCCAAACGCAGTAGCATTATCCCATTGCTTCAGGAGGTGCAGGAACATTATGGCTATGTTTCTTCTCCTGCGGTAGATGCAATGGCAGAATATTTAGGAGTATCTGCCTCGGAAATCTATGGGGTAGCATCGTTTTATACGCAGTTCAAATTCACACCGCCGGGTAAATATGTTATCCAGATATGTCAGGGGACAGCGTGTCATGTACGTGCTTCTTCTATTGTTTTAGAGGCACTGCGTGAAGAATTAAACATAGAACCGGGACATACCACAGCAGATGGTTTGTTTACATTAGAACGGGTTGCTTGTGTCGGTTGCTGTGCATTAGCCCCTGTAATGGCTGTTAATGGCAAGGTTTATGCTCAAATGACACAAGAAAAGGTTCGTGAAGTAATTAAAGAATATCGACAGAAAGAAGATACTAAAACAGGTGTTGAACAATGA
- a CDS encoding rhomboid family intramembrane serine protease, whose amino-acid sequence MFPLRDVNPRRGFPFVVVLIIIFNTLVFFQYFDLPEKKVELIFQFFGIVPAHIRLITLITHQFLHGGLLHLVSNMWALWIFGDNIEDRLGHLRFLLFYILCGVFAGTIHAITQSGSEVPCVGASGAISGILGVYTVLYPRARILCVIPIIIYPYFVEMPALLFGGFWFILQLLNGLVVMASSEDVAGVAWWAHIGGFFTGIFLLPFFYRQEPPHKSPPDIIDT is encoded by the coding sequence ATGTTTCCATTACGAGATGTCAATCCACGACGGGGATTTCCATTTGTTGTTGTGCTAATAATTATCTTTAACACCCTCGTATTCTTTCAATATTTTGATTTGCCCGAAAAGAAAGTGGAATTGATATTTCAGTTTTTTGGCATTGTCCCTGCACATATTCGTTTGATTACTCTTATTACCCATCAATTCCTGCATGGTGGATTATTGCATCTCGTTTCTAATATGTGGGCATTATGGATTTTTGGAGACAACATTGAAGATAGATTAGGACACCTCCGATTTTTACTTTTCTACATCCTTTGCGGAGTATTTGCTGGAACAATTCATGCTATAACCCAATCGGGTTCGGAAGTCCCTTGCGTAGGTGCTTCCGGTGCCATTTCTGGAATACTCGGCGTCTATACGGTTTTATACCCCAGAGCCCGAATATTATGTGTTATTCCAATTATCATTTACCCCTATTTTGTAGAAATGCCCGCACTGTTATTCGGAGGCTTTTGGTTTATATTACAACTTCTCAATGGACTGGTAGTTATGGCAAGTTCGGAAGATGTTGCAGGGGTCGCATGGTGGGCACATATTGGCGGATTTTTTACGGGCATATTCCTATTACCCTTCTTTTACAGACAAGAACCTCCGCACAAAAGCCCTCCCGATATAATAGACACATAA